Genomic window (Streptomyces sp. RerS4):
CTGGCCGCTGCCGAGGGCGCCGCTGCCTACGCGGCCGCCCTCCTTCGCGAAGGTGGAGTACATGTCGGCGGGCATGATCTAGAAGTCCCACCCCTCCTCGTCCGCCTGGACGGTGGTCTCGGCACGCGAGGCGAAGGACTCGCCCGCCATGCCGGCCGCCAGGGTGGTGCCGTCGGCCGGGTCGATCAGCAGGAACGATCCGGTGCGGCGCGAGTCGGCGTACGCGTCGAGCGCGAGCGGCTCGGCGGTGCGGACGACGACCCGGCCGATGTCGTTGGCGACCAGCTGTCCGGGGGAGGGGTGCTGGGAGAGGTCGTCGAGGGTCAGCCGCGAGGGGATCTCCTTGACGATCGCCTTGACCGTGCGCGTCGTGTGCTTGATCAGCACCCGCGCGCCCACGGCCAGCGGCTGGTCCGCGACGTGGCAGACGGTGGCGACGACGTCCTGGGTGGTGGCGGGCGCGCTCGCGCTCGGCGCGATCAGGTCGCCGCGCGAGATGTCGATGTCGTCCTTCAGCCGCAGCGTCACCGACTGCGGCGCCCAGGCGATGTCGACGCTCTCACCGAGCGCGTCGATGCCCTCGATGACGCTCGTACGGCCCGACGGCAGGACGGTGACGGCCTCGCCGACGCGCAGGACGCCGGAGGCGATCTGGCCCGCGTAGCCGCGGTAGTCGGGGTGCTCGGCCGACTGGGGGCGGATGACGTACTGGACGGGGAAGCGGGCCGGGCAGGCCGTCAGGTCGTGGCTGACCGGGACGGTCTCCAGGTGCTCCAGGACGGTCGGGCCGCCGTACCAGTCCATGTTCGCGGAGGGCTCGACCACGTTGTCCCCGGCCAGAGCCGAGATCGGGATCGCGGTGATCTCGGGGACGCCCAGGTCGGAGGCGTACGCCGTGAACTCCTCGGCGATCGATGCGAAGACCGCCTCCGCGTAGCCGACGAGGTCCATCTTGTTGACGGCCAGGACCACGTGCGGGACGCGCAGCAGGGCGGCGACGGCGGCGTGCCGGCGGGTCTGCTCGATGACGCCGTTGCGGGCGTCGACGAGGACCACGGCCAGGTCGGCCGTGGAGGCGCCGGTGACCATGTTGCGGGTGTACTGCACGTGCCCGGGGGTGTCGGCCAG
Coding sequences:
- a CDS encoding GTP-binding protein, with the protein product MTTTPTEQFADLSATTLLRFATAGSVDDGKSTLVGRLLHDSKSVLTDQMEAVEAVSAQRGQDAPDLALLTDGLRAEREQGITIDVAYRYFATARRRFILADTPGHVQYTRNMVTGASTADLAVVLVDARNGVIEQTRRHAAVAALLRVPHVVLAVNKMDLVGYAEAVFASIAEEFTAYASDLGVPEITAIPISALAGDNVVEPSANMDWYGGPTVLEHLETVPVSHDLTACPARFPVQYVIRPQSAEHPDYRGYAGQIASGVLRVGEAVTVLPSGRTSVIEGIDALGESVDIAWAPQSVTLRLKDDIDISRGDLIAPSASAPATTQDVVATVCHVADQPLAVGARVLIKHTTRTVKAIVKEIPSRLTLDDLSQHPSPGQLVANDIGRVVVRTAEPLALDAYADSRRTGSFLLIDPADGTTLAAGMAGESFASRAETTVQADEEGWDF